One region of Pseudomonas alvandae genomic DNA includes:
- a CDS encoding DsbC family protein yields MRLIQMFTAAAIALASTFAIADDAADQAIRKSLANLELEVPIEAITASPMSGLYEVKLKGSRVLYASADGQYIVQGNLFALKDGKPVNLTEITERQGISKLINGIPVAETVVYPAIGETKSHITVFTDTTCPYCHKLHAEVPELNKRGIEVRYVAFPRQGLGSPGDEQLQAVWCSKDKKAAMDKMVDGKEIKAAKCENPVSKQFALGQSIGVNGTPAIVLADGQVIPGYQPAPQVAKLALSAK; encoded by the coding sequence ATGCGTTTGATCCAGATGTTCACCGCCGCCGCCATTGCGCTGGCCAGTACCTTTGCCATCGCCGATGACGCGGCCGACCAGGCCATCCGCAAGAGCCTGGCCAACCTTGAGCTCGAAGTGCCGATCGAAGCCATTACCGCCAGCCCGATGTCCGGCCTGTATGAAGTCAAGCTCAAGGGCAGCCGTGTGCTGTACGCCAGTGCCGACGGCCAGTACATCGTCCAGGGCAACCTGTTCGCGCTCAAGGATGGCAAGCCGGTCAATCTCACCGAGATCACCGAGCGCCAGGGCATCTCCAAGCTGATCAACGGCATCCCGGTTGCCGAGACCGTGGTCTACCCGGCGATCGGCGAGACCAAGTCGCACATCACCGTATTCACCGACACCACTTGCCCGTATTGCCACAAGCTGCACGCTGAAGTGCCGGAGCTGAACAAGCGCGGTATCGAAGTGCGCTACGTGGCGTTCCCGCGCCAGGGCCTGGGTTCGCCGGGTGACGAGCAGTTGCAGGCGGTCTGGTGCTCCAAGGACAAGAAGGCGGCCATGGACAAGATGGTCGACGGCAAGGAAATCAAGGCCGCCAAGTGCGAGAACCCGGTTTCCAAGCAGTTCGCCCTCGGCCAGTCCATCGGCGTGAACGGCACGCCGGCTATCGTTTTGGCAGACGGCCAGGTAATTCCGGGCTATCAGCCGGCGCCGCAAGTCGCCAAACTGGCCCTGAGCGCAAAATGA
- a CDS encoding homoserine dehydrogenase yields the protein MNPVKVGICGLGTVGGGTFNVLQRNAEEIARRAGRGIEVAQIAMRTPKPQFQTTGIAITNDVFEVATNPEIDIVIELMGGYTVARELVLKAIENGKHVVTANKALIAVHGNEIFAKAREKGVIVAFEAAVAGGIPVIKAIREGLSANRINWVAGIINGTGNFILTEMREKGRTFEDVLTEAQALGYAEADPTFDVEGIDAAHKLTILASIAFGIPLQFDKAYTEGITKLTTADVNYAEALGYRIKHLGVARSTASGIELRVHPTLIPADRLIANVNGVMNAVMVNGDASGSTLFYGAGAGMEPTASSVIADLVDVVRAMTSDPENRVPHLAFQPDSLSAHPILPIDACESAYYLRIQAKDHPGVLAQVASILSERGINIESIMQKEVEEHDGLVPMILLTHRVVEQRINDAIAALEALQGVVGPVVRIRVEHLN from the coding sequence GTGAATCCGGTCAAAGTAGGCATCTGTGGGTTAGGTACCGTCGGTGGCGGCACCTTCAACGTACTTCAGCGCAACGCCGAGGAAATTGCTCGTCGTGCCGGGCGTGGAATCGAAGTGGCACAAATTGCCATGCGCACGCCAAAGCCTCAGTTCCAGACGACCGGTATTGCGATTACCAACGATGTCTTCGAAGTGGCCACGAACCCTGAGATCGACATCGTGATAGAGCTGATGGGCGGCTATACCGTTGCCCGAGAGCTGGTACTCAAGGCCATCGAGAATGGCAAGCATGTGGTCACCGCGAACAAGGCGCTCATCGCCGTTCACGGTAATGAGATTTTCGCCAAGGCACGCGAGAAAGGCGTGATCGTGGCGTTCGAAGCCGCCGTGGCCGGGGGTATCCCGGTGATCAAGGCGATTCGCGAAGGCCTCTCGGCCAACCGCATCAACTGGGTTGCGGGGATCATCAACGGCACCGGCAACTTCATCCTCACCGAGATGCGCGAAAAAGGCCGCACCTTCGAGGATGTACTCACCGAAGCCCAGGCCCTGGGTTACGCCGAGGCCGATCCGACCTTCGACGTGGAAGGCATCGACGCAGCGCACAAGCTGACGATCCTGGCTTCCATCGCCTTTGGCATCCCGCTGCAATTCGACAAGGCCTACACCGAAGGCATCACCAAGCTGACCACCGCCGACGTGAACTATGCCGAAGCCCTCGGCTATCGCATCAAGCACCTGGGCGTGGCGCGCAGCACCGCCAGCGGCATCGAATTGCGGGTGCATCCGACGTTGATCCCGGCGGATCGCCTGATCGCCAACGTCAACGGCGTGATGAATGCGGTGATGGTCAACGGCGATGCCTCCGGCTCGACGCTGTTCTACGGGGCTGGCGCCGGCATGGAGCCGACTGCATCCTCGGTAATCGCCGACCTGGTGGATGTGGTTCGCGCCATGACCTCGGACCCGGAAAACCGCGTGCCGCACCTGGCCTTCCAGCCGGATTCGCTGTCGGCCCATCCGATTCTTCCGATCGACGCCTGCGAAAGCGCCTACTACTTGCGCATCCAGGCCAAGGACCACCCGGGCGTATTGGCCCAGGTCGCGAGCATCCTTTCGGAGCGTGGCATCAACATCGAGTCGATCATGCAGAAGGAAGTCGAGGAGCACGACGGCCTGGTGCCGATGATCCTGCTGACCCACCGCGTGGTCGAGCAGCGAATCAACGACGCGATCGCCGCGTTGGAAGCGCTGCAAGGCGTCGTTGGCCCGGTTGTCCGTATCCGCGTCGAACATTTGAACTAA
- the rpsP gene encoding 30S ribosomal protein S16: MLTIRLALGGSKKRPFYHLTVTDSRNPRDGSHKEQVGFFNPVARGQEVRLSVNQERVAYWLSVGAQPSERVAQLLKESAKAAA; encoded by the coding sequence ATGCTAACAATCCGTCTTGCCCTTGGCGGCTCCAAAAAGCGCCCGTTTTACCACCTGACCGTAACCGACAGCCGCAATCCGCGTGACGGTTCCCACAAGGAGCAGGTTGGTTTCTTCAACCCTGTTGCCCGTGGTCAGGAAGTTCGTCTGTCCGTGAACCAAGAGCGCGTAGCCTACTGGCTGAGCGTTGGTGCACAACCTTCTGAGCGCGTTGCTCAGTTGTTGAAGGAATCGGCTAAGGCCGCGGCCTGA
- a CDS encoding CaiB/BaiF CoA transferase family protein, whose product MSLTAKPLAGVKVIELGTLIAGPFASRICGEFGAEVIKVESPDGGDPLRKWRKLYEGTSLWWFVQARNKKSLTLNLKHPEGLAILKQLIGEADILIENFRPGVLEKLGLGWDVLHALNPKLVMVRLSGFGQTGPMKDQPGFGAVGESMGGLRYITGFEDRPPVRTGISIGDSIAALWGVIGALMALRHREVNGGTGQVVDVALYEAIFAMMESMVPEFDVFGFIRERTGNIMPGITPSSIHTSADGKHVQIGANGDAIFKRFMQIIGRDDLANDPQLASNDGRDSRRDELYGVIDRWVNSLPLEAVIEQLNQAGVPASRIFSAEDMFSDPQFLAREMFLQAKLPDGKAFKMPGIIPKLSETPGTSEWVGPALGEHNALVLGELGYDAQQIAKLRADGAV is encoded by the coding sequence ATGTCGCTTACTGCCAAACCCCTTGCCGGCGTCAAGGTCATCGAACTCGGCACCCTGATCGCCGGCCCTTTCGCCTCGCGCATCTGCGGTGAATTCGGCGCCGAGGTGATCAAGGTCGAGTCGCCCGACGGCGGCGATCCGCTGCGTAAATGGCGCAAGCTGTATGAAGGCACGTCCTTGTGGTGGTTTGTCCAGGCGCGCAACAAAAAGTCCCTGACGTTGAACCTCAAGCATCCCGAAGGCCTGGCGATCCTTAAACAACTGATCGGTGAAGCGGACATCCTGATCGAGAACTTTCGCCCCGGCGTGCTGGAAAAGCTCGGCCTGGGCTGGGACGTGTTGCACGCACTGAACCCGAAACTGGTGATGGTCCGGCTTTCCGGTTTCGGCCAGACCGGGCCGATGAAGGACCAACCCGGGTTTGGCGCCGTTGGCGAATCCATGGGCGGCTTGCGCTACATCACCGGTTTCGAGGATCGCCCACCCGTGCGTACAGGAATATCCATAGGCGACTCCATTGCCGCGCTCTGGGGCGTGATCGGCGCGCTGATGGCCTTGCGTCATCGCGAGGTGAATGGCGGCACCGGACAAGTGGTGGACGTGGCGCTGTATGAAGCGATATTCGCCATGATGGAAAGCATGGTGCCGGAATTCGATGTGTTCGGTTTCATTCGCGAACGCACCGGCAACATCATGCCCGGCATCACCCCATCGTCCATCCATACCAGCGCCGACGGCAAGCACGTACAGATCGGCGCCAACGGTGATGCGATCTTCAAGCGCTTCATGCAAATCATCGGCCGTGACGACCTGGCCAACGACCCGCAACTGGCCAGCAATGATGGACGCGACAGTCGCCGCGACGAGCTCTACGGCGTGATCGATCGTTGGGTCAACTCACTGCCGCTGGAGGCTGTCATCGAACAGTTGAACCAGGCTGGAGTCCCGGCCAGTCGGATTTTCAGTGCCGAAGACATGTTCAGCGACCCGCAATTTCTCGCCCGGGAAATGTTCCTGCAGGCCAAGCTGCCGGACGGCAAGGCGTTCAAGATGCCTGGGATCATCCCGAAGCTCTCGGAAACACCTGGCACGTCCGAATGGGTCGGACCGGCGTTGGGCGAGCACAATGCGCTGGTGCTCGGTGAGCTTGGCTACGATGCACAGCAAATCGCCAAACTGCGGGCCGATGGTGCTGTTTGA
- the trmD gene encoding tRNA (guanosine(37)-N1)-methyltransferase TrmD, with the protein MGCGFLNVANLRVEVITLFPEMFSAISEYGITSRAVKQELLQLTCWNPRDYTTDRHHTVDDRPFGGGPGMVMKIKPLEDALVQAKAAAGEAAKVIYLSPQGRQLTQSAVRELANSDALILIAGRYEGIDERFIEAHVDEEWSIGDYVLSGGELPAMVLIDAVTRLLPGALGHADSAEEDSFTDGLLDCPHYTRPEVYADQRVPDVLLSGNHAHIRRWRLQQSLGRTYERRADLLESRSLSGEEKKLLEEYIRERDDS; encoded by the coding sequence ATGGGATGCGGATTTCTAAACGTGGCTAATTTGCGCGTTGAAGTCATCACGCTGTTTCCCGAGATGTTTTCCGCCATCAGCGAATACGGCATAACCAGCCGCGCGGTGAAACAGGAGCTGTTGCAGCTCACTTGTTGGAATCCGCGAGACTACACCACGGATCGGCATCACACTGTAGACGATCGCCCGTTTGGCGGTGGTCCGGGCATGGTGATGAAGATCAAGCCCCTGGAAGATGCACTGGTTCAGGCCAAGGCAGCAGCCGGGGAGGCGGCGAAGGTAATTTACCTGTCGCCCCAAGGCCGTCAGCTGACTCAGTCGGCGGTACGCGAGCTGGCGAATTCGGATGCATTGATCCTGATTGCCGGCCGTTATGAAGGCATTGACGAGCGTTTCATTGAAGCTCATGTCGATGAAGAGTGGTCGATTGGCGACTATGTATTGTCTGGCGGCGAGCTGCCGGCGATGGTCCTGATCGATGCGGTTACACGACTGCTGCCTGGAGCTTTAGGGCATGCGGATTCCGCCGAGGAAGATTCCTTTACGGATGGTCTGCTGGATTGCCCGCACTACACCCGACCGGAGGTGTATGCGGATCAGCGTGTTCCCGACGTGTTGCTGAGTGGCAACCACGCGCACATCCGGCGTTGGCGTTTACAGCAGTCCCTTGGTCGGACCTATGAACGACGCGCCGATCTTCTGGAAAGCCGCTCGCTTTCTGGAGAAGAGAAGAAGCTGCTCGAGGAATACATCCGCGAGCGGGACGATAGTTAA
- the ffh gene encoding signal recognition particle protein, translating into MFENLTDRLSQTLRHVTGKAKLTEDNIKDTLREVRMALLEADVALPVVKDFVNSVKERAVGTEVSRSLTPGQAFVKIVQAELESLMGAANEDLNLSAVPPAVVLMAGLQGAGKTTTAGKLARFLKERKKKSVMVVSADIYRPAAIKQLETLANDIGVTFFPSDLSQKPVDIAQAAIKEAKLKFIDVVIVDTAGRLHIDEEMMGEIKALHAAINPVETLFVVDAMTGQDAANTAKAFGDALPLTGVILTKVDGDARGGAALSVRAITGKPIKFIGMGEKSEALEPFHPERIASRILGMGDVLSLIEQAEATLDKDKADKLAKKLKKGKGFDLEDFRDQLQQMKNMGGLGGLMDKLPNIGGVNLAQMGNAQGAAEKQFKQMEAIINSMTPAERRDPELISGSRKRRIAMGSGTQVQDIGRLIKQHKQMQKMMKKFSAKGGMAKMMRGMGGMLPGGGMPKM; encoded by the coding sequence ATGTTTGAAAACCTAACCGACCGTCTCTCGCAGACGCTGCGCCATGTCACCGGCAAGGCGAAGCTGACCGAGGACAACATCAAAGACACCTTGCGCGAAGTGCGCATGGCGTTGCTCGAAGCCGACGTCGCCCTGCCGGTGGTCAAGGACTTCGTCAATTCGGTGAAGGAACGCGCCGTTGGCACCGAAGTGTCGCGCAGCCTGACGCCGGGCCAGGCCTTCGTGAAGATCGTCCAGGCCGAGCTCGAAAGCCTGATGGGCGCCGCCAACGAAGACCTGAACCTGAGCGCCGTACCGCCAGCGGTAGTGCTGATGGCCGGTCTCCAGGGCGCGGGCAAGACCACCACGGCTGGCAAACTGGCGCGCTTCCTTAAAGAGCGCAAGAAAAAATCGGTAATGGTGGTGTCCGCGGACATCTACCGTCCGGCGGCAATCAAGCAGCTGGAAACCCTGGCCAACGATATCGGCGTGACGTTCTTCCCGTCCGACCTGAGCCAGAAGCCGGTGGACATCGCCCAGGCGGCTATAAAGGAAGCGAAGCTCAAGTTCATCGACGTGGTCATCGTCGATACCGCCGGTCGCCTGCACATCGATGAAGAGATGATGGGCGAGATCAAGGCGCTGCATGCCGCGATCAACCCGGTAGAAACCCTGTTTGTCGTCGATGCCATGACCGGCCAGGACGCGGCCAACACCGCCAAGGCCTTCGGTGATGCGCTGCCGCTGACCGGCGTGATCCTGACCAAGGTCGACGGCGACGCCCGTGGCGGTGCCGCGCTGTCGGTACGCGCCATCACCGGCAAACCGATCAAGTTCATCGGCATGGGCGAGAAGAGCGAAGCGCTCGAGCCGTTCCACCCTGAGCGTATCGCTTCGCGCATCCTCGGCATGGGCGACGTGCTCAGCCTGATCGAACAGGCGGAAGCGACACTCGACAAGGACAAGGCCGACAAACTGGCCAAGAAGCTGAAGAAGGGCAAGGGCTTCGACCTCGAGGATTTCCGCGACCAGTTGCAACAAATGAAGAACATGGGCGGCCTCGGCGGCCTCATGGACAAACTGCCGAACATCGGTGGCGTAAACCTGGCGCAGATGGGCAATGCCCAGGGCGCGGCGGAAAAGCAGTTCAAGCAGATGGAAGCCATCATCAACTCCATGACCCCGGCCGAGCGCCGCGACCCTGAGCTGATCAGCGGTTCGCGCAAGCGCCGTATCGCCATGGGTTCCGGCACCCAGGTGCAGGACATCGGTCGCTTGATCAAGCAGCACAAGCAGATGCAGAAGATGATGAAGAAATTCTCCGCCAAGGGCGGGATGGCCAAGATGATGCGCGGCATGGGCGGTATGTTGCCCGGCGGCGGCATGCCGAAAATGTAA
- a CDS encoding DUF3509 domain-containing protein — protein sequence MESISLLLNEALSPYQVTLTPSGTKGECLVTLKNRSGAIMVERAFNQAQLADKRQLTDVVDGLHRDVMIAEGRLEPCVIAALRNLARDKVMTVPN from the coding sequence ATGGAAAGTATCAGCCTGTTGCTGAATGAAGCCTTGAGCCCGTACCAGGTCACGCTCACTCCCTCCGGTACCAAGGGCGAGTGCCTGGTGACGCTGAAGAACCGCTCGGGCGCCATCATGGTCGAGCGAGCGTTCAATCAGGCCCAATTGGCCGACAAGCGCCAACTGACTGACGTGGTCGATGGCCTGCATCGTGACGTGATGATTGCCGAAGGCCGCTTGGAGCCTTGCGTGATTGCGGCATTGCGCAATCTGGCGCGCGACAAGGTCATGACCGTCCCGAATTGA
- the rplS gene encoding 50S ribosomal protein L19 yields MTNKIILALEAEQMTKEIPTFAPGDTIVVQVKVKEGDRARLQAFEGVVIAKRNRGVNSAFTVRKISNGVGVERTFQTYSPQIDSMAVKRRGDVRKAKLYYLRDLSGKAARIKEKLA; encoded by the coding sequence ATGACTAACAAAATCATCCTTGCACTCGAAGCAGAGCAGATGACCAAAGAGATCCCTACCTTTGCCCCGGGCGACACCATTGTCGTTCAGGTGAAAGTGAAGGAAGGCGACCGTGCGCGTCTGCAAGCGTTCGAAGGTGTTGTTATCGCCAAGCGTAACCGCGGCGTAAACAGTGCATTCACCGTTCGTAAAATCTCCAACGGTGTTGGCGTAGAGCGTACTTTCCAGACCTACAGCCCGCAAATCGACAGCATGGCTGTCAAGCGTCGCGGTGACGTACGTAAAGCCAAGCTGTACTACCTGCGTGACCTGTCGGGTAAAGCAGCTCGCATCAAGGAAAAACTGGCTTAA
- the xerD gene encoding site-specific tyrosine recombinase XerD, translating into MPAIDHPLIDQFLDALWLEKGLSDNTRGAYRSDLALFNGWLQEKNLELVNAGRELILDHLAWRLEQNYKPRSTARFLSGLRGFYRYLLREKLIAVDPTLRVEMPQLGRPLPKSLSEADVEALLAAPDLSDPIGQRDRAMLEVLYACGLRVTELISLTLEQVNLRQGVLRVMGKGSKERLVPMGEEAIVWVGRYMRDARHDLLGGRPSDVLFPSLRGEQMTRQTFWHRIKHQAKVAGINKSLSPHTLRHAFATHLLNHGADLRVVQMLLGHSDLSTTQIYTHVARARLQDLHAKHHPRG; encoded by the coding sequence ATGCCCGCCATCGATCATCCGCTCATAGACCAGTTTCTCGACGCCCTGTGGCTGGAAAAAGGGCTTTCCGATAACACCCGCGGCGCCTATCGCAGCGACCTGGCCCTGTTCAACGGCTGGTTGCAGGAAAAGAACCTGGAGTTGGTTAACGCCGGCCGGGAACTGATCCTCGATCATCTGGCGTGGCGCTTGGAGCAGAACTACAAACCGCGCTCCACTGCACGATTTCTCTCCGGGTTGCGTGGGTTTTATCGCTATTTGCTGAGAGAAAAGTTGATCGCGGTGGACCCGACCTTGCGCGTGGAAATGCCGCAGCTGGGGCGTCCGCTGCCCAAATCTTTGTCGGAGGCAGATGTGGAAGCATTGCTGGCGGCCCCCGACCTCAGCGACCCCATCGGCCAGCGTGATCGGGCCATGCTGGAAGTCCTGTATGCCTGTGGCCTGCGCGTCACTGAGTTGATCAGCCTGACGCTCGAACAGGTGAACCTGCGCCAGGGCGTGCTGCGGGTGATGGGCAAGGGCAGCAAGGAACGCCTGGTGCCGATGGGCGAGGAGGCGATCGTCTGGGTTGGGCGTTACATGCGCGATGCCCGTCATGATCTGCTGGGCGGGCGTCCCAGCGACGTGCTGTTTCCCAGCTTGCGCGGCGAGCAGATGACCCGCCAGACCTTCTGGCACCGCATCAAGCACCAGGCCAAGGTAGCCGGGATCAATAAATCGCTTTCCCCGCACACCTTGCGGCATGCCTTCGCCACGCACCTGCTCAATCACGGCGCCGACTTGCGAGTGGTGCAGATGCTGCTGGGGCACAGCGATCTATCCACAACCCAGATCTACACCCATGTGGCCCGGGCGCGGTTGCAGGACTTGCATGCCAAGCACCATCCCCGGGGCTGA
- a CDS encoding transporter substrate-binding domain-containing protein, whose translation MLFFIRCKPVLSWMMGLVLMYWTQWGGAAQLAASGQPTFEPGGRLALDAEELRWIRENPRVVVASMQFPLYLFKDERGRWNGLNDDILRRIAHMTGLEFVHRESFSPDQLIAMLQNGEADMTTTLAMNDERREFLSFSHAFGGSGWVFVGRNGAPLLRSLEQLNGKVLALPARHALEAQIKRDHPAIELRTVKTYWEARALVESREAHATIENETGAHLYPAGQLQVGSNLEGRWEPDYLAVRQDLRPLLGILNKALEAFPVEEMRALRSKWLASIAPRQAPSLWARVSQWGYWCVVGAGVFGLLSLLWSRRLQAQINQRLKAEAVLNDQLTFQRALMDAIPDPIFIRDLEGRLIMCNRSYEEQFSTRFEKLRGTRLTDSSAFPLATAELLHGELMEQLQSRKPRFVDRQLMFNCGLRDIYHWSVPFYGADGQLRGLLGGWIDVGRRWRRSNRFLA comes from the coding sequence ATGTTGTTCTTTATCCGATGCAAACCAGTGTTGAGCTGGATGATGGGCCTGGTCCTGATGTACTGGACCCAGTGGGGCGGCGCGGCCCAACTGGCGGCCTCCGGCCAACCAACGTTCGAGCCGGGCGGGCGGCTGGCGCTTGATGCCGAGGAGTTGCGGTGGATCAGGGAAAATCCGCGTGTCGTCGTTGCCTCGATGCAGTTCCCGCTGTACCTGTTCAAAGATGAACGCGGGCGATGGAATGGGCTGAACGACGATATTCTGCGGCGTATCGCGCACATGACCGGCCTTGAGTTCGTCCACCGGGAGTCGTTCTCTCCCGATCAATTGATCGCAATGTTGCAAAACGGCGAGGCCGACATGACCACCACCCTGGCGATGAACGACGAGCGCCGGGAGTTCCTGAGTTTCAGCCATGCGTTCGGAGGCTCCGGCTGGGTCTTCGTCGGGCGCAACGGAGCGCCGCTGCTCCGTTCGCTGGAGCAGCTCAATGGCAAGGTCCTGGCGTTGCCGGCACGCCACGCGTTGGAAGCGCAGATCAAGCGCGACCATCCGGCCATCGAACTGCGCACGGTCAAGACCTATTGGGAGGCGAGGGCGCTGGTGGAGAGCCGGGAAGCCCATGCCACCATCGAGAATGAAACCGGCGCGCACCTTTATCCCGCAGGTCAGCTACAGGTGGGCAGCAACCTCGAAGGTCGATGGGAGCCCGATTATCTGGCTGTGCGCCAGGACCTGCGACCTTTGCTGGGCATTTTGAACAAGGCGCTGGAAGCATTCCCGGTCGAAGAAATGCGTGCGCTGCGCTCAAAATGGTTGGCAAGTATTGCCCCGCGCCAGGCACCGTCGCTCTGGGCACGTGTCTCCCAGTGGGGCTATTGGTGTGTGGTCGGGGCGGGCGTGTTCGGCCTGTTGTCCCTGCTGTGGAGCCGTCGCCTGCAGGCGCAGATCAATCAGCGTCTCAAGGCCGAGGCGGTACTCAACGACCAGTTGACCTTCCAGCGAGCCCTGATGGACGCCATTCCCGATCCGATCTTCATTCGAGACCTCGAGGGACGGCTGATCATGTGCAACAGAAGTTACGAGGAACAGTTTTCGACCCGCTTCGAAAAACTGCGAGGGACCCGTTTGACAGACTCTTCGGCCTTTCCATTGGCGACTGCCGAGCTGCTGCATGGTGAACTGATGGAGCAATTGCAAAGCCGCAAGCCGCGATTTGTTGACCGTCAACTGATGTTCAACTGCGGATTACGGGACATCTACCACTGGTCGGTGCCATTTTATGGTGCCGATGGGCAATTGCGAGGGCTCCTGGGTGGGTGGATCGATGTCGGGCGGCGATGGCGGCGCTCGAACAGGTTCCTGGCGTGA
- the rimM gene encoding ribosome maturation factor RimM (Essential for efficient processing of 16S rRNA), producing MNATPKDAGDLIVVGKIYSVHGVRGEVKVYSFTDPIKNLLDYKTWTLKREGSVKQVELVSGRGNDKFLVAKLKDLDDREEARLLAGYEICVPRNLFPELTDGEYYWYQLVGLKVIDHLGQLLGKIDHLLETGSNDVMVVKPCVGSLDDRERLLPYTEQCVLAVDLEAGEMKVEWDADF from the coding sequence ATGAACGCGACGCCAAAAGATGCCGGTGATTTGATCGTTGTCGGCAAGATCTACTCTGTACATGGCGTTCGCGGCGAAGTGAAGGTGTATTCCTTTACTGATCCGATCAAGAACCTGTTGGACTACAAAACCTGGACGCTCAAGCGCGAAGGTAGCGTGAAACAGGTGGAGCTGGTCAGCGGACGCGGGAACGACAAGTTCCTGGTCGCAAAGCTCAAGGATCTCGATGATCGTGAAGAAGCACGTCTTCTGGCCGGTTATGAGATCTGTGTGCCGCGCAACCTGTTCCCTGAACTGACCGACGGCGAGTACTACTGGTACCAGCTGGTGGGTCTGAAGGTCATCGACCACCTTGGGCAATTGCTCGGGAAGATCGATCACCTGCTCGAGACCGGTTCGAACGATGTCATGGTGGTCAAGCCTTGCGTCGGCAGCCTGGATGATCGCGAACGCCTGTTGCCCTATACCGAGCAATGCGTGTTGGCAGTCGACCTTGAAGCAGGCGAGATGAAGGTGGAATGGGATGCGGATTTCTAA
- the thrC gene encoding threonine synthase yields MRYISTRGQAPALNFEDVLLAGLATDGGLYVPENLPRFTQEEIASWAGLPYHELAFRVMRPFVAGSIPDADFKKILEETYGVFSHNAIAPLRQLNGNEWVLELFHGPTLAFKDFALQLLGRLLDYVLQKRGERVVIVGATSGDTGSAAIEGCKHCENVDIFILHPHNRVSEVQRRQMTTIFGENIHNIAIEGNFDDCQEMVKASFADQSFLKGTRLVAVNSINWARIMAQIVYYFHAALQLGGPARSVSFSVPTGNFGDIFAGYLARNMGLPINQLIVATNRNDILHRFMSGNQYVKETLHATLSPSMDIMVSSNFERLLFDLHGRNGAAIASLMDSFRQGGGFSVEAERWTEARKLFDSLAVDDAQTCETIAEVFGQSGELLDPHTAIGVRAARECRRSLDIPMVILGTAHPVKFPEAVEKAGVGKALELPAHLSDLFERNERCTVLPNDLKAVQAFVSQHGNRGKPL; encoded by the coding sequence ATGCGCTATATCAGCACCCGCGGCCAGGCACCGGCCCTGAATTTCGAAGATGTCCTGCTGGCCGGCCTGGCCACGGATGGCGGTCTCTATGTGCCGGAGAACCTGCCGCGTTTCACCCAGGAAGAAATCGCCTCCTGGGCCGGCCTGCCGTATCACGAGCTGGCCTTCCGCGTGATGCGCCCGTTTGTTGCCGGCAGCATTCCGGACGCCGATTTCAAGAAGATTCTCGAAGAGACCTATGGCGTCTTTTCCCACAATGCCATTGCCCCGTTGCGTCAGCTCAACGGTAACGAATGGGTTTTGGAGTTGTTCCACGGTCCGACCCTCGCGTTCAAGGATTTCGCCTTGCAACTGCTCGGTCGCCTGCTGGACTACGTGCTGCAGAAACGTGGCGAGCGCGTGGTGATTGTCGGTGCAACTTCCGGCGACACCGGTTCGGCCGCCATCGAAGGCTGCAAGCATTGCGAGAACGTCGACATCTTCATCCTGCACCCGCACAACCGCGTCTCGGAAGTGCAGCGCCGGCAGATGACGACCATCTTCGGCGAAAACATCCACAACATCGCCATCGAAGGCAATTTCGATGACTGCCAGGAAATGGTCAAGGCGAGCTTCGCCGACCAGAGTTTCCTCAAGGGCACGCGGCTGGTGGCGGTGAACTCGATCAACTGGGCGCGGATCATGGCCCAGATCGTCTATTACTTCCATGCGGCCCTGCAATTGGGCGGCCCGGCCCGTTCGGTATCGTTCTCGGTGCCGACCGGCAACTTCGGCGATATCTTCGCCGGCTACCTGGCGCGCAACATGGGCCTGCCGATCAATCAACTGATCGTCGCCACCAACCGCAACGACATCCTGCACCGCTTCATGAGCGGCAACCAGTACGTGAAGGAAACCCTGCACGCCACGCTGTCGCCGTCGATGGACATCATGGTGTCGTCGAACTTCGAACGCCTGTTGTTCGATCTGCATGGTCGCAACGGCGCGGCGATCGCCAGCCTGATGGACAGCTTCCGTCAGGGCGGCGGTTTCAGCGTCGAGGCCGAGCGTTGGACCGAAGCCCGCAAGCTGTTCGATTCCCTGGCCGTGGATGACGCGCAGACCTGCGAGACCATCGCCGAGGTGTTCGGGCAAAGCGGTGAGTTGCTCGACCCACACACCGCTATTGGTGTGAGGGCCGCGCGCGAGTGCCGTCGCAGCCTGGATATCCCGATGGTCATCCTGGGCACTGCTCACCCGGTCAAGTTTCCGGAAGCCGTGGAGAAGGCGGGCGTAGGAAAAGCGCTCGAACTGCCTGCACATCTTTCTGATTTGTTTGAGCGAAACGAGCGTTGCACGGTGTTGCCGAACGACTTGAAAGCCGTGCAGGCCTTTGTAAGTCAGCATGGCAATCGCGGCAAGCCTCTCTGA